A single genomic interval of Nerophis lumbriciformis linkage group LG17, RoL_Nlum_v2.1, whole genome shotgun sequence harbors:
- the LOC140679520 gene encoding uncharacterized protein, whose amino-acid sequence MRARCIKDHSQAGLDLCPSAGSADSSTSAGSADFSTSAGSADSSTSAGSADFSTSACSADFSTSACSADFSTSACSADFSTSASSSAALLVSGFDVRCFHAFDVRCFNGADDVCRFNGADDVFLHACLADDVFLHAFHAAADVCRFHAADDVCRFHAAADVCRFHAAADVISSFPARRTMAPITSAFPTAKMVAVPWSPASPASAAFFSPPPPDSSSVDSGTLGPATHHQFSPPPSLVS is encoded by the coding sequence ctcccaggctggcctcgacctctgcccctcggccggctccgccgactccagcacctcggccggctccgccgacttcagcacctcggccggctccgccgactccagcacctcggccggctccgccgacttcagcacctcggcctgctccgccgacttcagcacctcggcttgctccgccgacttcagcacctcggcctgctccgccgacttcagcacctcggccagctcctcagctgccctcctcgtctccggctttgacgtccgctgcttccacgcctttgacgtccgctgcttcaacggcgccgatgacgtctgccgcttcaacggcgccgatgacgtcttcctccacgcctgcctcgccgatgacgtcttccttcACGCCTTCCATGCCGCcgccgacgtctgccgcttccacgccgccgacgacgtctgccgcttccacgccgccgccgacgtctgccgcttccacgccgccgccgacgtcatatcctcgtttccggcgagacgcaccatggcgccaatcacgtccgccttcccgacggccaagatggtggccgtcccttggtcgcccgcctcgccggcttcagcggcgttcttctcgccgccgccaccagactcgtcctcggtggattcggggacacttgggccggcgacccaccaccagttctcccctccaccctcccttgtttcgtga